From Ruminococcus sp. HUN007, a single genomic window includes:
- a CDS encoding glycerophosphodiester phosphodiesterase family protein yields the protein MKKTCGYFFRLIKDNFISLAAFEFIFKASAFILFVPLIARLMNIATNNAGIMFITTKNVARLMKNPLMIVMTLSMILILICISYYEVCCIWMCYRKYARGIRPSVSDMFADGLVHLSKTSRRYGIKIYLQMAAIFPLLCFHMTVILFDRLDILASCVKFIFRGIPVKYIGAISAVAVIFLFSFSTQKFGRSISGRREEMKHFFRRTVHLIAVNLITGLALFLIYLTIVVIAALVIRFFGKKNSALVYLIRTENIMYYVLAFLAGAFGYISNIALLFMFQSKHRTSGKPLVRQPKGLRRKIVTVLIIIVFVADIGSAAGYVVNGSHVLEEIFISTTVTAHRGGAKFVPENTMYGVEYAIESGSDYIEIDVQLSADGEVFLLHDTSLKRTTGANKPAYTLTYEELSRLDAGSFFNSSFSDAYIPTLDEVLTACKSKINLNIEIKSSKRGDELVTKVLELIDRHEMREQCVITSTEYPYLKLVKELRPEIRTGYISNMLYGDPTSLKYADFFSVKFAVVNENFVKAAHNAGKEVHVWTVNTKPLINRMKGLDVDSIITDNPVLARKILARKNDRKSLAEILQTFLYR from the coding sequence GTGAAGAAAACATGCGGTTATTTCTTCCGGCTTATTAAGGACAATTTTATTTCGCTTGCGGCATTTGAATTTATATTCAAAGCATCCGCCTTCATCCTGTTTGTTCCGCTTATAGCCCGGCTTATGAATATAGCCACGAACAATGCAGGAATAATGTTCATCACGACAAAAAACGTCGCGAGACTTATGAAAAACCCTCTTATGATCGTAATGACTCTGTCCATGATACTCATACTCATATGTATATCTTACTATGAGGTCTGCTGTATCTGGATGTGTTACCGTAAATACGCGCGGGGAATACGGCCATCGGTGAGTGACATGTTTGCGGACGGACTTGTTCATCTGAGTAAGACGAGCCGGAGATACGGCATAAAGATCTATCTGCAGATGGCGGCAATTTTCCCTTTGCTTTGTTTTCATATGACCGTCATACTGTTCGACAGACTTGATATACTTGCAAGCTGTGTAAAGTTTATTTTCAGGGGCATTCCGGTAAAGTACATTGGTGCGATATCGGCGGTAGCGGTTATTTTTCTGTTTTCATTCTCCACTCAGAAATTCGGAAGATCGATTTCCGGACGAAGGGAAGAAATGAAGCATTTTTTCCGCAGGACGGTACATCTGATAGCCGTCAACCTTATTACCGGACTTGCACTGTTTCTGATCTATCTTACGATCGTGGTCATTGCGGCCCTCGTGATCCGGTTCTTCGGAAAAAAGAATTCTGCTCTTGTCTATCTGATAAGAACTGAAAATATCATGTACTACGTGCTTGCTTTCCTTGCAGGTGCATTCGGATATATTTCCAACATTGCGCTTCTGTTCATGTTCCAGAGCAAACACAGAACAAGCGGAAAACCGCTTGTAAGACAGCCTAAGGGATTAAGAAGAAAAATAGTGACCGTTCTTATCATAATAGTTTTCGTGGCCGATATCGGTTCGGCTGCGGGTTATGTGGTAAACGGTTCACATGTACTGGAGGAAATCTTTATTAGTACCACTGTAACAGCGCACCGCGGAGGTGCAAAATTTGTTCCGGAAAATACGATGTACGGTGTTGAATATGCCATCGAATCCGGTTCCGACTATATCGAAATAGACGTTCAGCTTTCAGCAGACGGAGAGGTTTTCCTTCTCCATGACACCAGCCTTAAAAGAACCACCGGTGCCAACAAACCTGCATATACACTTACCTATGAGGAGCTTTCAAGACTTGATGCCGGAAGCTTTTTCAACAGTTCTTTTTCCGATGCATATATTCCGACGCTCGATGAAGTACTGACAGCGTGCAAGAGTAAGATCAATCTCAATATCGAGATAAAAAGCTCGAAAAGGGGAGATGAACTTGTAACGAAGGTACTTGAACTTATCGACCGCCACGAGATGAGAGAACAGTGCGTTATCACTTCGACGGAATACCCTTATCTGAAGCTTGTGAAGGAACTGCGTCCGGAGATCCGTACCGGATATATTTCCAATATGCTCTACGGCGATCCTACTTCGCTTAAATATGCCGATTTCTTCAGCGTGAAATTTGCAGTTGTAAATGAAAACTTTGTAAAGGCTGCTCACAATGCCGGCAAGGAGGTTCACGTCTGGACCGTAAACACCAAGCCGCTTATCAACAGAATGAAGGGACTTGACGTTGACAGCATCATAACGGACAACCCGGTCCTCGCAAGAAAGATCCTGGCGAGAAAGAACGACAGAAAGAGCCTTGCAGAAATACTGCAGACGTTCCTTTACAGATAA
- the glgA gene encoding glycogen synthase GlgA, which translates to MKKILFAASECVPFIKTGGLADVVGTLPQTLDRTKYEAAVIMPYYTFIPQEYRNNFQYIHHFYMDYGKRKGNFHVGIMKYEMNGITYYFVDNEYYFGGDRPYSDPKFDIERFTFFCKAVLAIMPVINFKPDIIHCHDWQAALIPVFLHSMYAENPFYFGTKTIMTIHNLKFQGIWDIKTFEYNTDLPGYMFTPDKLEFKKDANMLKGGMVYADYISTVSETYANEIQNEYYGEGLDGLLRARNNSLCGIINGIDYSIYNPETDDEIYKKYNIDNFREGKDANKMELQRELGLPVDKNKFMIAIISRLTDQKGLDLVNWVLDRIVDENTQLVVLGTGEQRYENTFRHYQGIKPERMSANIFFSENRAHKIYAAADAMLVPSRFEPCGLTQLISLKYGTVPIVRETGGLKDSVEAYNEYYNTGTGFSFTNYNADEMLGIINYAKHVYYDMPKGWDDIVKRGMQQNFSWDHSARKYEELYDKVLGW; encoded by the coding sequence ATGAAAAAAATTCTATTTGCTGCTTCAGAATGTGTTCCGTTCATAAAAACAGGCGGACTTGCCGACGTTGTCGGAACACTTCCGCAGACTCTTGACAGAACAAAATACGAAGCTGCAGTTATAATGCCGTACTATACTTTCATTCCGCAGGAGTACCGAAACAACTTCCAGTACATCCATCATTTCTACATGGACTACGGCAAAAGAAAAGGCAACTTCCATGTCGGAATCATGAAATACGAAATGAACGGAATAACATATTATTTTGTTGACAACGAATATTATTTCGGCGGTGACAGACCTTATTCCGATCCGAAGTTCGACATCGAGCGCTTTACCTTCTTCTGCAAGGCAGTTCTTGCGATAATGCCCGTAATCAACTTCAAGCCGGACATCATCCACTGCCACGACTGGCAGGCTGCTCTCATACCTGTATTTCTTCATTCGATGTATGCTGAAAATCCGTTCTACTTCGGAACAAAGACGATAATGACTATCCACAACCTGAAATTTCAGGGTATATGGGACATCAAGACTTTCGAATACAACACTGACCTTCCGGGCTACATGTTCACACCGGACAAGCTGGAATTCAAGAAGGATGCGAACATGCTCAAGGGCGGTATGGTATACGCTGACTACATTTCAACTGTCAGCGAGACATACGCAAATGAGATTCAGAACGAATACTACGGCGAGGGACTTGACGGCCTTCTCCGCGCAAGGAACAATTCTCTCTGCGGTATCATAAACGGCATCGACTACAGCATCTACAATCCGGAAACAGATGACGAGATCTACAAGAAGTACAACATCGACAATTTCCGTGAAGGAAAAGATGCAAACAAGATGGAACTTCAGCGTGAACTCGGGCTTCCTGTTGACAAGAACAAGTTCATGATCGCCATCATCTCACGTCTGACAGACCAGAAGGGCCTCGACCTTGTAAACTGGGTACTCGACAGGATCGTGGATGAAAACACTCAGCTCGTTGTTCTCGGAACCGGCGAACAGCGCTACGAAAACACATTCAGACACTACCAGGGCATCAAACCGGAAAGAATGTCAGCAAACATCTTCTTCTCGGAAAACCGCGCCCACAAGATATACGCAGCTGCCGACGCAATGCTCGTCCCTTCACGTTTCGAACCGTGCGGACTTACACAGCTCATCTCGCTCAAGTACGGTACAGTTCCGATAGTACGTGAAACAGGCGGCCTCAAGGACAGCGTCGAAGCCTACAACGAATACTACAACACCGGCACAGGCTTCTCGTTCACAAACTACAACGCCGACGAAATGCTCGGCATAATCAACTACGCAAAGCACGTTTACTACGACATGCCGAAGGGATGGGACGACATAGTAAAACGCGGAATGCAGCAGAATTTCTCGTGGGATCATTCTGCGAGAAAATACGAAGAACTTTACGACAAAGTTCTTGGATGGTAA
- a CDS encoding AAA family ATPase yields the protein MGIYLNPGNDLFKMSVDSEIYVDKSMLINLTNSVLRTDGRHICISRPRRFGKSMAANMLAAYYDRSCDSRELFKDLAISQTPNFEKHLNKYNVFQIDVREFASGSSGGKEMTDKLVKAMRRDLLKAYKNIEFDEEYTLPEMLKEIYSEERIAFVFIFDEWDCVFRVFKNDTEGQKYYLDFLRDLLKEKNYVALDYATGIFPVKKYGENSALNMYREFSINDAEPYSEYMGFTEAETEELCEKYDLSFEKMREWYNGYQVDGISIYNPQSVVLACTRKVFSNYWTKTETFEALKVFIQLDMDGLRQSVIKMIAGERVKVNTEKFENDMTSFKSADDVITLLIHLGYLTYSNKSGEAWIPNKEVGQEFINCIEDGGWEEVMNSIRKSDELLDATLSCDEKKVAAVIEETHRMNTSIIAYNNELSLSVTLALAYYSARKQYKIIREFPSGNGFADLAFIPRKGVDAPAIVAELKYNKEAGGAISQIKDKHYTENLEAFNGEILLVGISYDEKSKMHSCQIEKVVK from the coding sequence GTGGGAATATATCTTAATCCGGGAAATGATTTATTTAAGATGTCAGTGGATTCTGAAATATATGTAGATAAGTCGATGCTTATTAATTTAACCAATTCAGTTTTAAGGACGGATGGACGTCATATATGTATAAGCAGACCGCGAAGATTTGGAAAATCAATGGCGGCAAACATGCTGGCTGCATATTATGACAGAAGCTGTGATTCACGGGAATTATTTAAGGATCTTGCAATTTCCCAGACTCCGAATTTTGAAAAGCATCTTAATAAGTATAATGTTTTTCAGATAGATGTGAGGGAGTTTGCTTCCGGCTCATCAGGTGGAAAAGAAATGACTGATAAGCTTGTGAAGGCAATGAGACGTGATCTGTTAAAAGCGTATAAAAACATTGAATTTGATGAAGAATATACTCTTCCTGAAATGCTTAAGGAAATATACAGTGAAGAGAGAATAGCATTTGTTTTTATTTTTGATGAATGGGACTGTGTTTTCAGAGTTTTTAAGAATGATACGGAAGGACAGAAGTATTATCTGGATTTTCTGCGTGATTTACTGAAGGAAAAAAATTATGTTGCGCTTGATTATGCAACCGGTATTTTTCCGGTAAAGAAGTATGGGGAAAACAGTGCACTTAATATGTATCGTGAATTTTCTATTAACGATGCAGAACCGTATTCGGAATATATGGGATTTACAGAAGCGGAAACAGAAGAGCTGTGCGAAAAATATGATCTTTCATTTGAAAAAATGAGAGAGTGGTATAACGGATATCAGGTGGACGGTATCTCTATATACAATCCTCAGTCAGTGGTTCTTGCGTGTACAAGAAAAGTGTTCAGCAACTACTGGACTAAAACGGAGACGTTTGAAGCACTTAAAGTATTTATTCAGCTTGATATGGATGGCCTTCGTCAGTCGGTTATAAAAATGATTGCCGGAGAGAGAGTAAAAGTAAATACAGAAAAATTTGAGAATGATATGACTTCATTCAAGTCAGCAGATGACGTTATTACGCTTCTTATCCATCTCGGATATCTGACTTACAGCAATAAGAGCGGTGAAGCGTGGATACCTAACAAAGAAGTGGGGCAGGAATTCATAAACTGTATTGAAGACGGCGGATGGGAAGAAGTAATGAATTCTATCCGTAAGTCGGATGAACTCCTTGATGCAACGCTTAGCTGCGATGAGAAAAAAGTCGCTGCGGTAATTGAAGAGACACACCGCATGAATACATCAATAATAGCATATAACAATGAGCTTTCGCTGTCGGTCACATTAGCGCTCGCTTATTATTCAGCAAGGAAACAGTATAAAATAATTCGTGAATTTCCGTCAGGAAACGGATTTGCAGACCTTGCATTTATTCCGCGCAAGGGTGTCGATGCACCTGCGATAGTTGCGGAACTTAAATATAACAAAGAAGCAGGCGGAGCTATAAGTCAGATAAAAGACAAACATTACACCGAAAATCTTGAAGCTTTTAACGGTGAGATCCTGCTTGTCGGCATCAGTTACGATGAGAAATCTAAGATGCATAGCTGTCAGATAGAAAAAGTTGTGAAATAA
- a CDS encoding GHKL domain-containing protein — MITKLWNVFELLVNVFQGCITVWFVKSYLGTSKNGLLIKVSGVFFAALFATAVTILNSYMLFEGMYGFIYIAILFIYSVICLKGAVLKKLAASVYAMVVVLGTTVIVSSLMIALMDSTQTELLQSRSADRLLVVLIIQISIFFIFSLSLKILNKEVFALTSMEWLMMAMIFAISIFISERLNTMAVRGLSQSEKINIALIFIGILLINIVTFYCLIGLGKKNKTASENIILKLKEEHNRNFIESAEREYRILKELRHDTKENYDIIYNYIKTGNSDDALKYIEDIYGELSGKEVFIKTNNQTFDAVVNSKFTVAKSMNIECTCISSSDIKKIDDYDLVRLLSNMLENAITASKSVKAPKIELIVKDEGKKNIFILKNKIDASILSDNPDLKTTKKDMHNHGMGIGIIKNIASRYNGRCDFYEENGFFNCLVVINPEQH; from the coding sequence ATGATAACGAAATTATGGAATGTTTTCGAGCTGCTGGTCAATGTTTTTCAGGGATGTATAACTGTATGGTTTGTAAAATCATACTTAGGAACATCGAAGAACGGATTGCTGATAAAAGTATCAGGAGTATTCTTTGCGGCGTTATTTGCGACAGCTGTCACGATACTGAATAGTTATATGTTGTTTGAGGGAATGTATGGATTTATATATATCGCAATTTTATTTATCTATTCCGTCATCTGCCTGAAAGGAGCAGTTCTGAAAAAATTAGCGGCTTCAGTTTATGCTATGGTCGTAGTATTAGGCACGACTGTTATTGTTTCAAGTTTGATGATCGCTTTAATGGACAGTACTCAGACGGAGCTGCTTCAAAGCAGATCAGCAGACAGGCTGCTTGTGGTTTTAATAATTCAGATCTCGATATTCTTTATATTTTCTCTTTCTTTAAAAATACTTAATAAAGAAGTATTTGCTTTAACTTCTATGGAATGGCTTATGATGGCAATGATTTTTGCTATCAGTATTTTTATTTCTGAACGTTTAAATACTATGGCAGTAAGAGGTTTGTCACAATCTGAAAAAATCAATATAGCATTGATATTTATAGGAATTTTACTTATCAACATCGTCACTTTTTATTGTCTGATAGGACTTGGAAAAAAGAATAAAACCGCCAGTGAAAATATAATTCTTAAACTCAAAGAGGAACATAACAGAAACTTCATCGAAAGCGCTGAAAGAGAATACCGGATTCTGAAAGAGTTAAGGCATGATACAAAAGAAAATTATGATATAATTTACAATTACATTAAAACTGGAAATTCGGATGATGCTTTGAAATACATAGAAGATATATACGGAGAATTATCCGGCAAAGAAGTGTTTATCAAAACTAATAACCAAACCTTTGATGCTGTAGTTAATTCAAAGTTTACAGTCGCTAAATCTATGAATATAGAATGCACTTGTATATCGTCATCTGATATCAAGAAAATCGATGATTATGATCTGGTAAGATTATTATCAAATATGCTTGAAAATGCTATAACAGCATCTAAATCAGTTAAAGCACCTAAAATAGAACTTATCGTGAAAGATGAAGGAAAGAAAAATATCTTCATTTTAAAGAATAAAATTGATGCTTCTATTTTATCAGATAACCCCGATCTGAAAACCACCAAAAAGGATATGCATAATCATGGAATGGGGATCGGTATCATAAAAAATATAGCTTCCAGGTATAATGGAAGATGTGATTTTTATGAAGAAAACGGATTTTTTAATTGTCTCGTAGTAATTAATCCTGAACAGCATTAG
- a CDS encoding LytTR family DNA-binding domain-containing protein, producing the protein MLNIAICDDNSYMLSKIQNIVKSELEKHNETAKIQIFTNGEILLKAHESTFFDILFLDIEMPSINGFDIAKKLRDSFSSSYLIFITVHSELVYNSLDFQPFNFIRKNDIIPIEDKISEILQKLLLHTRQNKRVIIENDGKSGNKHSVYIRDILYIESTGHYCKFFVKGETSFLKQRCTIQECEEFYRAYNFIRVHRSYIINLRHLDVLDLYNREIFLNDCDRPIHLGRKYKEAVDEKYTLYLRTII; encoded by the coding sequence ATGCTAAATATTGCGATATGTGATGATAATTCCTATATGTTATCGAAAATTCAGAATATAGTAAAATCCGAACTGGAAAAGCACAATGAAACTGCTAAGATACAAATTTTCACCAACGGAGAAATACTGCTAAAAGCACATGAATCAACATTTTTTGATATACTATTTTTAGATATTGAAATGCCGTCTATAAATGGGTTTGATATAGCCAAAAAGCTTCGTGATTCGTTTTCTTCAAGCTATCTTATTTTTATTACAGTTCATTCTGAGCTGGTATATAACAGTCTTGATTTCCAGCCTTTTAATTTTATCAGGAAAAACGATATTATTCCGATTGAAGATAAAATAAGCGAAATTTTACAGAAACTTCTTCTGCATACCAGACAAAATAAAAGAGTCATAATTGAAAATGATGGAAAATCCGGTAATAAGCATTCAGTCTATATACGGGATATTCTTTATATAGAAAGCACGGGACATTACTGTAAATTCTTTGTAAAGGGTGAAACATCTTTTCTGAAACAACGCTGTACAATACAGGAATGTGAAGAGTTTTACAGAGCCTATAACTTTATAAGAGTGCACAGAAGCTATATAATAAACTTAAGGCATCTGGATGTCCTTGATTTGTATAACAGGGAAATATTTCTGAATGACTGCGACAGACCAATTCATTTAGGCAGAAAATACAAGGAAGCTGTAGATGAAAAGTACACGCTTTATTTGAGGACAATAATATGA
- a CDS encoding accessory gene regulator B family protein, producing MLSKYLLRYLISSSVIEATDRNLKIYKYGTEIFISSLVNIVAIVAIGILTFSIKESVLFMLLLVLLRIYTGGYHANTYLKCNLLLCINYILVLVCYNLTPSNCNVMHFIFVSITCVAIILLFCPVENENKKITPEQKIKLKKKSVILGTIYGTAAVVFNVFKYRIGILILYTLSSVTIAVIAAKLKERCGEHG from the coding sequence GTGTTAAGCAAGTATTTACTGAGGTATTTGATATCTTCTTCAGTAATAGAAGCTACGGATAGAAATTTGAAAATATACAAGTACGGTACAGAAATATTTATTTCGTCTTTGGTAAACATTGTAGCTATTGTTGCGATAGGAATATTAACTTTCAGTATTAAAGAAAGTGTACTGTTTATGCTTCTCTTAGTACTTTTAAGAATTTATACAGGTGGTTATCATGCAAATACTTATTTAAAATGTAATTTGCTTTTATGCATTAACTACATTCTGGTACTTGTATGTTATAATTTAACGCCATCAAACTGTAATGTCATGCATTTTATTTTTGTGTCTATTACATGTGTAGCAATAATATTATTGTTTTGTCCAGTGGAAAATGAGAATAAAAAAATAACACCTGAGCAAAAAATAAAGTTGAAAAAGAAGTCAGTAATACTTGGAACAATATACGGAACTGCAGCCGTTGTTTTCAATGTATTCAAATACAGAATAGGGATTCTTATTCTTTATACACTTTCAAGTGTAACTATTGCTGTAATAGCAGCGAAACTTAAAGAAAGGTGTGGTGAACATGGATAA
- a CDS encoding helix-turn-helix transcriptional regulator, which yields MKSDEYNLKNIIGSAIADMRKCAGFTQEEFARMFNISSSSMSHYEQGANQVPLDLIVAICDYFHVSVDYIVGRSNNKDEYKERKEKICADLTSDDIKNLCSRIPLKSQYVIKDVIYALSGK from the coding sequence ATGAAAAGCGATGAATACAACCTAAAAAACATAATAGGTAGTGCCATTGCCGACATGAGAAAATGTGCTGGGTTTACGCAAGAAGAATTTGCTAGGATGTTTAATATTAGTTCAAGTTCAATGTCTCATTATGAACAAGGCGCAAATCAAGTACCTCTTGATTTAATAGTAGCCATATGTGATTATTTTCATGTTTCAGTAGATTATATAGTAGGTAGATCAAACAATAAAGATGAATATAAGGAAAGAAAAGAGAAAATATGCGCTGATTTAACAAGTGACGATATAAAAAATTTGTGTTCGCGCATTCCGTTGAAAAGTCAATATGTAATAAAAGATGTTATTTATGCTTTGAGCGGAAAATGA
- a CDS encoding extracellular solute-binding protein, producing the protein MKKNKIYAMPLLLALLIFSGGCTRKDNTEKPVVAEPEDFYVIKNEVTLPYEISWSNDLRCTEDMIYVGGYSGMAEIDYVFSVYDTGTDTLKHFDSPGNSKGDVMVVYQGKDEIYAAYSKGNKSWFVICDLETGKEIMKVDTEPGKRISSFFEDENGRLIVEFTGDTGRPEVVSYSDDYSTTEPVPVFENIPDGNVIISDLLFDYGYYYVLTSENSADDQKISVFVVSEDGKPVRSFDDVMADTNGRYEAAYLNSRGNLCISVRDDTNMLHRCIDEIQLTDGSIVNRYDDEFGDENIIAPDRACETTDFFFNDGDILYRYSADESQKTVFSLDEKNGRLAYVSGNDNKLLLCSAVYSSSETPVIYKYDRDGNQTGIINAPESGDQMTVQQADVLSDGTAVFLSENENGGYAVAWTDKDGKIINQTDVFENTEKADIWAGNNSELYVLGCTDDDYSYMVFDRNAVKIREGSGKCPDGRIKEMFFMNGSDFILYENSDWEKRIICTDEKIAFDDFVYPEYGIEKVFSLSDGSVCYFDADSVYRTDANGFSGRKFINWNDCGIIHLVGAMGVMNDNCIVCLTSGNGFSFTVLERADDELAGKLRNQKVLTVGGIGIGRGDLTELFEEFRNENKEYRLYVNDYQKYSASDPQECTDKLNLDIASGKVPDVLIGDYELDLEFYAERGLFCDLNEFMKSDTEVNRSDFLENIFDCFVTDGSQMHVPVNFDIYAFYGKESDLGSGNGWTINEFLDLAEKKNMFFNTSRSVMLRSLVYADLSGFVDRENKKCSFNDGRFEKILEYIYENGIPDENYKGYDSYPQGSTEYKDYYRRFSDGLCLTEYAGISTLSTLAGFKNGDLNGENIVLKGVPSDDKSGPLVYSRITAGISSSSENKEAAWKLVKKLLSEDYQTKVTSTASLPVRTSVFENAMKNSRRKGFGYRTDGTFYETNPLSDEDVNEFVNIVKSVNEAYSSDSRIKSIIDESVGEYFNASMTSKEAAEQIQNKVTLYLNEIK; encoded by the coding sequence TTGAAGAAGAATAAAATATATGCCATGCCTCTTCTTCTGGCATTGCTTATCTTTTCCGGCGGATGCACCAGAAAAGATAATACTGAAAAACCGGTAGTGGCAGAACCAGAAGATTTTTATGTTATAAAAAATGAAGTCACACTGCCTTATGAGATCTCGTGGTCAAACGATTTACGCTGTACGGAAGATATGATATATGTCGGCGGATATTCTGGTATGGCAGAAATCGATTATGTTTTTTCGGTTTACGATACCGGAACTGATACCCTTAAACATTTCGACAGCCCCGGAAACAGCAAAGGCGATGTGATGGTTGTGTACCAGGGCAAAGATGAAATTTACGCCGCATATTCAAAAGGAAACAAATCCTGGTTTGTGATCTGCGATTTGGAAACCGGAAAAGAGATAATGAAAGTTGATACGGAGCCAGGTAAAAGGATAAGTTCTTTCTTTGAAGATGAGAATGGCAGACTCATCGTGGAATTTACCGGAGATACCGGAAGGCCTGAGGTCGTTTCATACAGTGATGATTACAGTACTACGGAACCGGTACCGGTTTTTGAAAATATACCTGACGGGAATGTGATAATTTCAGATCTGCTCTTTGATTACGGATATTATTATGTGCTGACTTCTGAAAATTCAGCAGATGATCAAAAGATAAGCGTGTTTGTTGTTTCGGAGGACGGAAAACCTGTACGCTCATTTGACGATGTCATGGCTGATACTAACGGACGCTATGAAGCAGCTTACCTTAATTCACGGGGAAATCTTTGTATCTCGGTACGTGATGATACGAATATGCTGCACCGGTGCATAGATGAGATACAGCTTACTGACGGCAGCATTGTAAACCGGTATGACGATGAGTTCGGCGATGAAAATATTATAGCTCCGGACAGAGCATGTGAAACTACTGATTTTTTCTTTAATGACGGTGATATCCTTTACAGATACTCTGCAGATGAAAGCCAAAAGACAGTTTTTTCGCTGGATGAAAAAAACGGAAGGCTTGCTTATGTTTCCGGAAATGATAACAAACTCCTTCTCTGTTCTGCAGTATACAGCAGCTCTGAAACACCTGTTATATATAAGTACGACCGTGACGGAAACCAGACCGGTATCATAAATGCACCGGAGTCAGGTGACCAGATGACAGTACAGCAGGCAGATGTGCTTTCAGACGGAACGGCTGTTTTTCTTTCGGAAAATGAAAACGGCGGCTATGCTGTTGCGTGGACTGATAAAGACGGGAAGATCATAAATCAGACCGATGTTTTTGAAAACACGGAAAAAGCTGATATATGGGCAGGAAACAACTCGGAACTTTACGTTCTCGGCTGTACTGATGATGACTATTCATACATGGTCTTTGACCGTAATGCCGTAAAGATTCGTGAGGGTTCAGGCAAATGTCCTGACGGACGTATAAAAGAAATGTTCTTCATGAACGGCTCCGATTTTATACTTTACGAAAATTCCGACTGGGAGAAACGTATTATCTGTACCGATGAAAAGATCGCTTTTGATGATTTCGTTTATCCTGAGTACGGCATTGAAAAAGTATTTTCGCTGTCTGACGGAAGTGTGTGTTATTTCGATGCAGACAGCGTTTACAGAACTGATGCGAATGGATTTTCAGGGCGTAAATTTATTAACTGGAATGACTGCGGCATTATCCACCTTGTAGGTGCAATGGGTGTTATGAATGATAACTGTATCGTTTGTCTGACTTCAGGAAACGGATTTTCTTTTACGGTACTTGAACGCGCAGATGATGAACTGGCCGGAAAATTAAGAAATCAGAAGGTACTTACCGTAGGCGGTATTGGTATAGGCAGAGGAGATCTTACGGAACTTTTTGAAGAATTCAGAAATGAAAACAAGGAATACAGATTATATGTTAATGATTATCAGAAATATTCCGCCTCCGATCCGCAGGAATGCACAGACAAACTTAACCTTGACATAGCATCCGGAAAAGTACCGGATGTACTTATCGGGGATTATGAACTTGACCTTGAGTTCTATGCTGAACGCGGACTGTTCTGCGATCTTAATGAATTTATGAAGTCAGATACGGAGGTAAACCGTTCTGATTTTCTTGAAAACATTTTTGACTGCTTTGTGACTGACGGCAGTCAGATGCACGTTCCGGTAAATTTCGATATTTACGCCTTTTACGGAAAAGAGTCTGATCTTGGTTCCGGAAACGGCTGGACGATAAATGAATTCCTTGATCTTGCAGAAAAAAAGAATATGTTCTTTAACACATCCAGAAGCGTTATGCTCCGTTCACTGGTTTATGCTGATTTGAGCGGTTTTGTGGACCGTGAAAATAAAAAATGCAGCTTTAATGACGGAAGATTTGAAAAGATACTGGAATATATATATGAAAACGGCATTCCGGATGAAAACTATAAAGGATATGATTCCTATCCGCAGGGCAGTACGGAGTATAAAGATTACTACAGAAGATTTTCCGATGGTCTCTGTCTTACTGAATATGCCGGAATATCGACTTTAAGCACTCTTGCGGGATTTAAAAACGGTGATCTTAACGGCGAAAATATCGTCCTTAAGGGTGTTCCGTCCGATGATAAAAGCGGTCCGCTTGTTTATTCAAGAATAACTGCCGGAATAAGTTCATCATCAGAGAATAAGGAAGCCGCATGGAAACTTGTTAAAAAGCTGCTTTCAGAGGACTATCAGACAAAAGTGACGTCAACTGCTTCCTTACCTGTCAGAACATCAGTTTTTGAAAATGCTATGAAAAACTCACGCCGCAAAGGTTTCGGCTACAGAACAGACGGTACTTTCTACGAAACAAATCCGTTAAGTGATGAAGATGTAAATGAGTTCGTAAATATCGTAAAATCCGTAAACGAAGCATATTCATCCGACAGCAGGATTAAGTCAATAATCGATGAATCAGTCGGCGAATATTTTAACGCTTCGATGACTTCAAAGGAAGCAGCAGAACAGATACAGAATAAAGTGACGCTTTATCTGAATGAAATAAAGTGA